A genome region from Schistocerca nitens isolate TAMUIC-IGC-003100 chromosome 4, iqSchNite1.1, whole genome shotgun sequence includes the following:
- the LOC126253648 gene encoding T-cell immunomodulatory protein isoform X4 has protein sequence MALINENGELFGLQETMELKEINTIAFAPGVTSHFAVSWSEDNKMSLVTSKGIHIFVLMLIFTHVPAVSADDLSVPVFNHTDGKLAAFGDFDRDGRTDIAVLNRNGRSVEVLLARETEPLMKRSCKSHYCCNFPFEVVAAAPADFDGDTHLDIAISARGSEGNSINIYMVWGGPDGLTCPSDYASPTMSLISQPLILDYDGNTIADIFGTTANSSQFWSFVGNRSAPLAVPLGNSRHKLRIPHSHAFLDVVGDSAADLILSADNGFEIWLGSPNGSYSFDHFVNNPPGTVIGQSLFVDVHLEGNLFHIVPVCFDDPCRNSTLYALSGKKWLNLNPNFKDETGVVWGFYKSASGSPITVRSGDFNMDGHPDLLATMESGNGKPEVLLLENVPCIADSCGGSGRTFTVRKDALATLGSGCDMGAFFDLYQDGVTDVVLSTEDKGSLKAFRNTLDYDANFVKVVVLAAAATDENRGRGGSMAGVRVSYRTTTQEGEHRKAAAAQLSQSAYAALQLPHSTFGLGRTPNFVDRLTVTAGGRSQDFTQVIPNSQIVVIVAPGPFSLWRAQLFVTPSKAALMSVVALSGTCVVIIAIIGALHLRERKEDRRERLQQAHRFHFDAM, from the coding sequence GTGCTGATGCTGATATTCACGCATGTACCAGCCGTCTCAGCGGACGACCTGTCTGTTCCAGTCTTTAATCATACTGATGGAAAACTGGCAGCATTTGGAGACTTCGACAGGGACGGCCGAACAGATATAGCTGTACTGAACAGGAATGGTCGCTCTGTTGAAGTGCTTCTTGCACGTGAAACAGAGCCACTGATGAAGCGCAGTTGTAAAAGTCATTATTGCTGTAATTTTCCTTTTGAAGTAGTAGCTGCTGCCCCAGCAGACTTTGATGGTGACACACATTTGGACATAGCCATCTCTGCCCGTGGATCTGAAGGCAATTCCATAAATATTTATATGGTTTGGGGTGGACCAGATGGCTTAACATGTCCTTCAGATTATGCATCACCTACGATGTCGCTCATAAGTCAGCCACTAATTCTTGACTATGATGGAAACACAATTGCTGATATTTTTGGCACCACAGCAAATAGTAGCCAGTTTTGGTCTTTTGTGGGAAATCGTTCAGCACCGTTAGCTGTTCCATTGGGAAACTCAAGGCACAAACTGAGAATTCCACATTCACACGCGTTTCTCGATGTTGTTGGTGACTCTGCTGCTGATTTAATCCTCTCAGCTGACAATGGCTTTGAAATATGGTTAGGCAGCCCAAATGGAAGTTACAGCTTTGATCATTTTGTGAACAATCCCCCAGGCACTGTGATTGGCCAAAGTTTGTTTGTTGATGTGCATTTAGAAGGTAATCTCTTTCACATTGTCCCAGTTTGTTTTGATGATCCTTGCAGAAACAGTACACTATATGCACTGTCTGGCAAAAAATGGCTCAATCTGAATCCCAATTTCAAAGATGAAACAGGCGTTGTCTGGGGATTTTATAAATCAGCCTCTGGGTCTCCTATcacagtgagatctggtgatttcaACATGGATGGCCATCCTGACCTTCTGGCAACCATGGAGAGTGGCAATGGAAAGCCTGAAGTCCTGCTCTTAGAGAATGTGCCATGTATTGCAGATAGCTGTGGTGGATCAGGACGAACATTTACTGTGCGTAAAGATGCATTAGCGACACTCGGTTCTGGATGCGATATGGGAGCATTTTTCGACCTGTATCAAGATGGGGTAACTGATGTTGTGCTTTCTACAGAAGATAAAGGTAGCCTTAAAGCATTTCGCAACACACTTGATTATGATGCAAATTTTGTAAAAGTTGTTGTTCTGGCAGCAGCTGCTACAGATGAGAACAGAGGACGTGGGGGTAGCATGGCAGGTGTCCGTGTTTCTTATCGCACAACTACCCAAGAAGGAGAGCACCGCAAAGCTGCTGCAGCACAATTGTCACAGTCGGCGTATGCTGCTTTGCAGCTGCCACATTCTACCTTTGGTTTGGGACGCACTCCAAACTTTGTTGATCGACTGACAGTGACAGCAGGAGGACGTTCACAAGACTTTACTCAGGTGATACCTAACTCTCAGATTGTGGTGATAGTAGCACCTGGTCCATTCTCTCTGTGGAGAGCCCAGTTATTTGTCACTCCTAGCAAAGCAGCCCTAATGTCAGTGGTAGCACTGTCGGGAACGTGTGTTGTGATCATAGCAATTATTGGTGCTCTTCATTTGCGTGAACGCAAAGAGGATAGACGTGAACGTCTGCAACAGGCACATAGGTTCCATTTTGATGCAATGTGA